A region from the Pelobates fuscus isolate aPelFus1 chromosome 3, aPelFus1.pri, whole genome shotgun sequence genome encodes:
- the SNRPF gene encoding small nuclear ribonucleoprotein F, translating to MSLPLNPKPFLNGLTGKPVMVKLKWGMEYKGYLVSVDGYMNMQLANTEEYIDGALSGHLGEVLIRCNNVLYIRGVEEEEEDGEMRE from the exons ATG AGTTTACCATTAAACCCAAAACCATTTCTTAATGGCCTCACCGGCAAACCAGTCATGGTCAAGCTAAAGTGGGGCATGGAGTACAAGGGATACTTGGTTTCTGTGGATGGGTATATGAACATGCAG CTTGCTAACACAGAAGAATACATAGATGGTGCATTGTCTGGACATCTTGGGGAAGTATTAATACG GTGTAACAATGTACTATATATACGTGGTGTCGAAGAGGAGGAAGAAGATGGCGAGATGCGAGAATAA